In Beijerinckiaceae bacterium, the sequence CGTTTTTATTGACCGGGGCGACAGGAATCGCCGTGGCACAGGACAATACGGCCGTCGACACGCAAATCGTCGACGCCATGAACAAGGTGTTCGGGGTTCATCCCGGCTTTCGGGCGAATCACGCCAAGGGGATTGTGGTCGAAGGACACTTCAAGGCGGCGCCGGGCGCCGCGGGTTTGAGCAAGGCGGTGTTGTTCGATGGCAGCACGATCCCCGTGACCGTGCGCTTTTCCGACGCAACGGGCGTTCCCAATCTCCCAGATGGCTCTGCCCAAGCCAATCCGCACGGGATGGCGATCAAGTTTCATCTCCCCGACGGCGGCGAGACCGACATGGTGATCAATTCGTTCAAATTCTTTCCGGTGGCCTCCCCGACAGATTTCAGGGACATGCTGCTTGCCGTGGCGGCCAGTCCGCCGGACGCGAAGAAGCCGACGCAGCTGGACCAGTTCGCGGCCAGCCATCCCAGCATGCCAGCCGCCATGGCGACGCTGCACACCCCCGACAGTTTCGCCGACGAGGAATATTATGGCGTCGACGCCTTCATTTTCATCAATGCCAAGGGCGAGCGTCGCGCGGTGCGCTATATCATGGCGCCTCAAAAACTGGTGCATCTCGATGCGGCCGAAGCGGCCAGCAAGGGGCCAGACTTTCTGATCGACGAACTCCCGGCGCGGCTTGCGCGGGGGCCTGTGACGTTTCGCTTGCGAGCGCAGCTCGCCGCTCCCGGCGATTCGACAAAGGATGCTTCGGTCCCTTGGTCGGATAGCAATGAAATCATCGATCTCGGCGTATTGACCCTCGACAAGGCGGTTCCAGACAGCCTGGA encodes:
- a CDS encoding catalase, whose translation is MAAVKLNGALLAFLLTGATGIAVAQDNTAVDTQIVDAMNKVFGVHPGFRANHAKGIVVEGHFKAAPGAAGLSKAVLFDGSTIPVTVRFSDATGVPNLPDGSAQANPHGMAIKFHLPDGGETDMVINSFKFFPVASPTDFRDMLLAVAASPPDAKKPTQLDQFAASHPSMPAAMATLHTPDSFADEEYYGVDAFIFINAKGERRAVRYIMAPQKLVHLDAAEAASKGPDFLIDELPARLARGPVTFRLRAQLAAPGDSTKDASVPWSDSNEIIDLGVLTLDKAVPDSLEAQKKLLFLPGQVTDGIEVSDDPLIGARDGAYAISFSRRNP